From one Lycium ferocissimum isolate CSIRO_LF1 chromosome 7, AGI_CSIRO_Lferr_CH_V1, whole genome shotgun sequence genomic stretch:
- the LOC132064253 gene encoding cullin-1-like, whose protein sequence is MSNVRRLEECMKTLEEGIMKVKLILDGYPACTLFTSEEYMRYYDCVYLLSIRPPPYDSSTELLQRYHAALDESIYFKVLPFLKDKSGTSLLAEFLRVWTNYKAMVKCLGGFFHYLDKKCTEQKSSAPLKEVALSCFQNRVCCDLVPKLFDAALLLISQDRREEPIDRSLLQGLSTFFLENGGPKKGTYYDMFEEKLLTDTSSCYSRVASEWFLSYSSTDYILKAEQCLIDEKVKLSQFLYPSSVEKLLQVVHLKLIGETTSQLIEKQKAENLNSTRYQELLSRCANLSIG, encoded by the exons ATGAGTAACGTGAGGAGACTGGAGGAGTGCATGAAGACGCTAGAGGAGGGCATTATGAAAGTGAAGTTGATTTTGGATGGTTACCCTGCCTGTACGCTCTTCACATCGGAAGAATATATGAGATATTATGA CTGTGTTTATCTCTTGTCTATTCGACCTCCCCCATATGATTCGTCAACAGAACTTCTTCAAAGGTATCATGCTGCCTTGGATGAGAGTATATACTTCAAG GTTCTGCCTTTTCTGAAAGATAAGAGTGGCACCTCTCTGTTAGCTGAATTCTTACGTGTCTGGACAAATTACAAAGCAATGGTGAAGTGTCTTGGAGGGTTTTTCCATTATCTTGATAAAAAATGCACTGAGCAGAAAAGCTCTGCACCGCTTAAAGAGGTTGCTCTTTCTTGTTTCCAGAATAGG GTTTGCTGTGATCTCGTTCCAAAACTTTTTGATGCTGCACTTTTACTG ATAAGTCAAGACCGCAGGGAGGAACCAATTGACAGGAGCCTACTACAGGGCCTCTCTACCTTCTTTTTGGAAAATGGTGGGCCAAAAAAAGGAACGTACTATGACATGTTTGAGGAGAAATTGCTTACAGATACATCCAGTTGCTACTCTCGAGTTGCCTCTGAGTGGTTCCTTAGCTATTCTTCGACAGATTATATATTGAAG GCTGAACAGTGTTTGATTGATGAAAAAGTGAAGTTGAGTCAGTTCCTGTATCCTTCATCTGTAGAGAAACTACTTCAG GTTGTGCATCTGAAGTTAATTGGTGAAACTACAAGCCAGCTGATTGAAAAACAGAAGGCTGAGAACCTCAACTCAACAAGATATCAG GAATTACTGTCCAGATGTGCCAATTTAAGCATTGGGTAA
- the LOC132064254 gene encoding protein MICRORCHIDIA 6-like: MSSTNMVGLCSNNLGGGERKTVKLESELVESSIRQMEYCEDSTATEQSGTTVLDQDQSPIDDSSLCSTSQICSAPLSRQFWKAGNYEEGRATKSTLKKGSSFLHIHPKFLHSNATSHKWAFGALAELLDNAVDEIQNGATFVIVDKTPNPRNGSSALLVQDDGGGMDPEAIRRCMSFGFSDKKSASTIGQYGNGFKTSSMRLGADVIVFSRCTKNRKLTQSIGLLSQTFLTQVGLDRIVVPLLDFEFSAAARKWNSLHGEEHVRNNLSLLLRWSPFATEAELLKQFDDIGDHGTKVIVYNLWFNDEGRMELDFETDSEDIRLSGDANDKEKSGSRIKPSDQHLANRLRYSLRAYLSVLYLRIPDNFCILLRGRVVEFHNIAKDLKYPEFIMYKPQTVGFKEGSVITTIGFLKEAPVVNVHGFNVYHKNRLILPFWHVVRYCDSRGRGVVGVLEANFIQPTHNKQDFEKTPLFQKLEARLKEMTWEYWDYHCGLLGYFPKKFKPQEPITPQASSESGQQHGTFKHQASSEARQQHGTYKPQASSETRQQHGTYKPVVLGNNSPSAVGSNITVRGTVTPVFQNNSKPGASKRKAVDRPIEHENLKRTAGLVADLTGGGRSQEILTLTSSGLQDQEIAPLIQENEKLRAQCSECEKREEELHSKVNKLRKELKEAQRTYAHLLVESRLLDKVKPEDDVVL; the protein is encoded by the exons ATGAGTTCTACAAATATGGTTGGCTTGTGTAGTAACAATCTTGGAGGTGGAGAGAGAAAGACTGTTAAATTGGAATCAGAATTGGTTGAAAGTTCGATACGACAAATGGAATACTGTGAAGATTCTACAGCCACTGAGCAGAGTGGCACCACTGTCTTGGATCAAGATCAGTCTCCGATAGATGATTCAAGTCTTTGTTCTACATCGCAAATATGTTCAGCACCCCTATCTCGCCAGTTCTGGAAAGCTGGAAATTATGAAGAGGGGCGTGCTACTAAGTCCACCCTTAAAA AAGGCTCTAGTTTCCTGCACATTCACCCAAAGTTCCTTCACTCAAACGCCACTTCACATAAATGGGCATTTGGTG CCTTGGCAGAGCTTCTTGACAATGCTGTTGATGAG ATACAAAATGGAGCCACCTTTGTTATTGTAGATAAAACCCCAAATCCAAGGAACGGAAGTTCAGCTTTATTGGTTCAAG ATGATGGCGGTGGAATGGACCCAGAAGCCATACGTCGTTGTATGAGCTTTGGGTTTTCGGATAAGAAGTCAGCTTCAACTATTGGACAGT ATGGAAATGGTTTTAAGACCAGTTCAATGAGACTTGGGGCAGATGTCATTGTCTTTAGCCGCTGCACAAAGAATAG GAAATTGACACAAAGCATTGGGCTTCTATCTCAGACATTTCTGACTCAAGTAGGACTTGACAGAATAGTGGTTCCTTTG CTTGACTTTGAGTTCAGTGCAGCAGCTAGAAAATGGAATTCATTACATGGTGAAGAACATGTTAGGAATAACCTTTCGTTGTTGTTGCGCTGGTCTCCATTTGCAACAGAGGCAGAGCTTCTCAAGCAA TTTGATGACATTGGTGATCATGGCACAAAGGTGATTGTCTACAATTTGTGGTTTAATGATGAAGGCAGAATGGAGCTCGACTTTGAGACAGATTCTGAg GATATTCGCCTTTCGGGGGATGCAAACGATAAAGAGAAGAGTGGCTCTCGTATTAAACCAAGCGACCAGCATCTTGCGAACCGTCTTCGTTACTCACTCCGT GCATATTTATCAGTGCTGTACTTGCGGATCCCAGACAACTTCTGTATTCTATTACGTGGACGGGTTGTTGAATTCCATAACATTGCCAAGGATCTCAAGTACCCTGAATTTATCATGTATAAGCCTCAAACTGTTGGATTCAAAGAG GGTTCAGTCATTACTACTATTGGCTTCCTAAAGGAAGCTCCGGTGGTGAATGTTCATGGGTTCAATGTCTACCACAAAAATCGTTTAATACTG CCGTTTTGGCATGTTGTAAGGTACTGTGATAGTAGAGGCAGAGGAGTTGTTG GTGTTCTAGAAGCAAACTTTATTCAGCCAACTCATAATAAGCAGGACTTCGAGAAAACCCCTCTTTTTCAAAAGCTTGAAGCACGTCTAAAGGAGATGACATGGGAATACTG GGATTATCACTGCGGGCTCCTTGGTTACTTTCCAAAGAAATTTAAACCTCAGGAACCGATTACTCCTCAGGCTTCATCTGAATCTGGACAACAACATGGCACATTTAAACATCAGGCTTCATCTGAAGCTAGACAACAACACGGCACATATAAACCTCAGGCTTCATCTGAAACTAGACAACAACATGGCACATACAAACCTGTTGTCTTGGGTAATAACTCCCCCAGTGCTGTTGGTTCAAACATTACAGTACGGGGAACTGTAACACCAGTATTCCAAAATAACTCTAAACCAG GAGCTTCAAAAAGGAAAGCAGTTGATCGTCCAATAGAACATGAAAACTTGAAACGGACAGCTGGACTAGTAGCTGATTTAACTGGTGGTGGCCGAAGTCAAGAAATTCTG ACTCTCACTTCAAGTGGCTTACAAGATCAAGAGATTGCCCCCCTTATTCAAGAGAATGAAAAGCTCCGCGCACA GTGCTCGGAATGTGAGAAAAGAGAGGAGGAACTCCATTCAAAG GTTAATAAACTTCGGAAGGAGCTAAAAGAAGCACAACGCACCTATGCGCACTTGCTAGTGGAATCAAGATTATTAGACAAAGTCAAGCCAGAAGACGATGTAGTTCTTTAA